A single genomic interval of Spirosoma linguale DSM 74 harbors:
- a CDS encoding glycosyl transferase family 2 (PFAM: glycosyl transferase family 2~KEGG: rma:Rmag_0889 glycosyl transferase family protein): protein MKVSIITVVFNGAEFVRDCIESVLSQTYTDIEYIIVDGKSTDGTVAIVQSYGTRIARFISEPDKGLYDAMNKGIQLATGDVIGLLNADDFYRHDRVIENMVATFERTDSDAVYGDMLYVDRTDTKKLKRYWRSGWYSENAFLWGWMPGHLSFFAKRWMYLQYGLFRLDMKSAADYELMLRFIHKHKAKLAYMDEVTIVMRVGGISNSSLQNRLRANREDQLAWQLNDLKPYMFTFWLKPLRKIKQYITKPPEVHIK from the coding sequence GTGAAAGTATCAATTATAACTGTTGTCTTCAATGGTGCAGAATTTGTCCGGGATTGCATTGAGTCTGTGCTCAGCCAAACGTATACCGACATCGAATACATTATTGTCGACGGAAAATCGACCGATGGAACCGTAGCAATTGTCCAGTCGTACGGCACAAGAATTGCCAGATTCATATCCGAACCGGATAAAGGCTTGTACGATGCCATGAACAAAGGAATCCAGTTGGCAACCGGCGACGTAATTGGCCTGTTGAATGCCGATGACTTTTACCGTCATGACCGCGTCATAGAAAACATGGTAGCCACGTTCGAACGCACAGACAGCGATGCTGTATATGGCGATATGCTTTATGTGGACCGTACAGACACCAAAAAGCTCAAACGTTACTGGCGTTCGGGCTGGTATAGCGAAAATGCATTCCTTTGGGGATGGATGCCAGGGCACCTGTCGTTTTTTGCCAAGCGATGGATGTATTTACAGTACGGGCTTTTTCGCCTGGACATGAAGAGTGCTGCCGACTATGAACTGATGTTACGATTCATTCACAAGCACAAGGCGAAACTGGCCTATATGGACGAGGTTACGATTGTTATGCGGGTTGGTGGTATCAGTAACAGCAGTTTACAAAACCGCCTTCGCGCTAATAGAGAGGATCAATTGGCCTGGCAACTGAATGATTTAAAGCCTTATATGTTTACATTTTGGCTAAAGCCTTTACGTAAAATTAAGCAATACATCACAAAGCCGCCAGAAGTACATATTAAGTAA
- a CDS encoding Glycosyl transferase, family 4, conserved region (PFAM: Glycosyl transferase, family 4, conserved region~KEGG: geo:Geob_2139 phospho-N-acetylmuramoyl- pentapeptide-transferase) has product MNIDLLLAYLQNKFNDEAFTIGLYQCVLSFLVACFVAVIAIPVVIKISELKSLMEKPGERRSHSTPTPTFGGIAIFAAILIGYFLWPSLDRTDIYSTYSTNLSIVGMTILFFIGIKDDLVGIDPAKKLMFQVLAAMILILFGDLRVDYLYGIMGFHHIQPAVGVLLTCFIFIALTNAINLIDGIDGLAGGISTIASATFGGWFLLTNHFTMACLAFTMAGALLGFLRFNFSKTSKIFMGNTGSLIIGFMLAFFAVRFVNLNAAYRYEPTAFFNAPIIAIVILIVPIFDTLRVFLVRILAGRSPFSADRNHMHHILLDNGLSHAGATAVLCGISLFNTVLFLFLHRNISNTLSLVILGCLFGLYMIVSFTLKMRVMYVSTHPRRRKAVLRRELQNGIVGRRIVDYL; this is encoded by the coding sequence ATGAATATTGATTTATTACTTGCATACCTGCAAAATAAATTCAATGATGAAGCATTTACGATTGGCCTTTATCAGTGCGTACTGTCTTTTTTAGTTGCCTGTTTTGTGGCCGTGATTGCCATTCCCGTTGTAATTAAGATTTCGGAATTGAAATCGCTCATGGAGAAGCCAGGCGAGCGCCGGTCGCACTCCACCCCAACACCAACTTTTGGTGGTATTGCCATCTTTGCCGCCATTTTAATTGGCTATTTTCTATGGCCCAGTCTTGACAGAACGGATATTTACAGCACCTACAGTACCAACCTGTCTATCGTTGGCATGACCATCCTGTTCTTTATTGGCATTAAGGATGATCTGGTTGGTATCGACCCGGCCAAAAAGTTGATGTTTCAGGTGCTGGCAGCCATGATTTTAATTCTGTTTGGCGATTTGCGGGTCGATTACCTGTATGGTATCATGGGTTTTCACCACATACAGCCCGCAGTGGGTGTTCTGTTAACCTGCTTCATCTTTATCGCCCTAACCAACGCTATTAACCTGATTGACGGCATTGATGGGTTAGCGGGCGGCATTTCAACCATTGCGAGTGCCACATTCGGCGGCTGGTTTTTGCTGACAAACCACTTCACGATGGCGTGTCTGGCCTTTACGATGGCTGGTGCCTTGCTGGGCTTTTTACGATTCAACTTCTCGAAGACCAGCAAAATCTTCATGGGTAATACCGGTTCGCTGATCATCGGCTTTATGCTGGCTTTCTTTGCGGTTCGGTTTGTTAACCTGAATGCGGCTTACCGATACGAGCCAACTGCCTTCTTCAACGCCCCGATCATTGCCATTGTCATTTTGATCGTGCCGATTTTCGATACGTTACGGGTCTTTCTGGTTAGAATTCTGGCTGGCCGGTCGCCCTTTTCAGCCGACCGCAATCACATGCATCATATTTTGCTGGATAATGGCCTGTCTCATGCCGGAGCAACGGCTGTGCTGTGCGGTATCTCCCTTTTTAACACCGTCTTGTTTTTATTCCTGCACCGTAATATCTCAAATACCTTATCCCTTGTAATCCTGGGCTGTTTGTTCGGGTTGTATATGATCGTGAGCTTTACGCTTAAGATGCGGGTGATGTACGTTTCCACTCACCCCCGCCGGAGAAAGGCGGTTTTGCGGAGAGAGTTGCAGAATGGAATTGTCGGACGACGAATTGTTGACTATTTATAA
- a CDS encoding transketolase (TIGRFAM: transketolase~PFAM: Transketolase central region; Transketolase domain protein~KEGG: pna:Pnap_4499 transketolase) — MTTQSVNLDQLSINTIRLLSVDAVQKANSGHPGLPLGAAPMAYVLWSRFLRFNPQDPHWPDRDRFVLSAGHGSALLYSLLHLYGYDLSLDDIKGFRQIHSRTPGHPESNLTPGVEVTTGPLGQGFANGVGMAMAEAFLAAAYNREGHTVMDHYTYSIVSDGDLMEGIASEAASLAGHLKLGKLIYLYDDNLISLDGPTNLAFTEDRMARFDAYGWHTQHVADGNDLDAIEAAIRAAQAETDRPSIIAVRTVIGFGSPMEGTSKVHGSPLGDENLRKTKAFYGFDPDQSFVIPDEVKPHLLEAGKRGAELQADWQKRFEAYRNQFSDQAELFDVSFAGKFPDDWETDLPKFAPADGPLATRQASGKALEALKKRVPYLFGGSADLASSNEMPTKGDISFQPGHYGNSNIWFGVREHAMGAALNGMAQHGGVHPYGGTFLNFSDYMRGAIRLTALAESSATFVFTHDSIGLGEDGPTHQPVEQVVSLRTIPNIIVLRPADANETVEAWRVALQQPKTPVVLILSRQKLPVLDQEKYGSARGLEKGAYILSEADGTPELILIATGSEVSLVLEAQEELKKQGIQARVVSMPSWELFEKQDQAYHHEVLPPSIRKRLAVEMGSPIGWHKYVTDEGTTISMNRFGLSGPAEEVMAYFGFTVENVVNTAKSVLDGNPDGIEKKEVLS; from the coding sequence ATGACTACTCAATCGGTCAACCTCGACCAACTCAGTATCAATACCATCCGGCTTTTGTCGGTTGATGCGGTTCAGAAAGCCAATTCCGGACACCCTGGCTTGCCGCTTGGCGCGGCTCCCATGGCGTATGTTCTCTGGTCGCGCTTTTTGCGGTTTAATCCACAAGACCCGCACTGGCCGGATCGGGATCGGTTTGTGCTCTCTGCCGGGCACGGTTCGGCTTTGTTGTACAGCTTATTGCATTTGTATGGGTACGATCTGTCGCTTGATGATATAAAAGGTTTCCGGCAAATTCATTCCCGCACACCGGGTCACCCCGAGTCGAACCTAACACCGGGAGTTGAAGTAACCACTGGCCCGCTTGGACAAGGGTTTGCCAACGGGGTAGGCATGGCCATGGCCGAAGCATTTTTGGCCGCAGCCTACAATCGGGAAGGACACACAGTCATGGACCATTATACCTACTCCATTGTGAGTGATGGCGATTTAATGGAAGGGATTGCGTCTGAAGCGGCTTCGCTGGCGGGCCACCTTAAGTTGGGGAAGCTGATTTATTTGTACGACGATAACCTCATTTCGCTGGATGGGCCTACTAATCTAGCGTTTACGGAAGACCGAATGGCGCGTTTCGATGCGTATGGCTGGCATACGCAGCATGTGGCCGATGGCAACGATCTGGACGCTATTGAAGCGGCCATTCGCGCAGCCCAGGCCGAGACGGATCGCCCGTCTATCATTGCCGTCCGTACGGTTATCGGCTTTGGCAGCCCAATGGAAGGAACCAGCAAAGTACACGGTAGCCCGCTGGGCGATGAAAATCTACGGAAAACCAAAGCGTTTTATGGTTTCGACCCAGACCAGTCATTTGTCATTCCGGATGAAGTAAAACCTCATTTGTTGGAAGCAGGCAAGCGGGGTGCCGAGCTTCAGGCCGACTGGCAAAAACGGTTTGAGGCTTACAGAAACCAGTTCTCGGATCAGGCAGAGCTATTTGACGTGTCATTTGCGGGTAAGTTCCCCGACGATTGGGAAACCGATCTGCCCAAGTTTGCACCTGCTGATGGCCCACTGGCCACCCGGCAGGCCTCTGGCAAAGCCCTGGAAGCCCTGAAAAAACGAGTACCTTATCTCTTTGGTGGTTCCGCCGATCTGGCTTCATCCAATGAGATGCCAACGAAAGGCGACATTAGTTTTCAGCCCGGCCATTACGGAAACTCCAACATCTGGTTTGGGGTACGTGAGCATGCCATGGGAGCAGCCCTGAACGGAATGGCCCAGCACGGTGGCGTGCACCCGTACGGCGGCACATTCCTCAACTTTTCCGATTACATGCGGGGAGCCATCCGGCTAACGGCGTTGGCGGAATCGTCGGCGACGTTTGTATTTACGCACGACAGCATTGGCCTGGGTGAAGACGGACCCACACACCAACCCGTTGAACAGGTCGTTTCGCTACGAACCATACCAAACATTATTGTTTTGCGGCCGGCCGATGCCAACGAAACCGTTGAAGCCTGGCGAGTGGCCCTGCAACAGCCAAAGACACCCGTAGTACTAATACTCTCCCGGCAGAAACTGCCCGTGCTGGATCAGGAAAAATACGGCTCGGCACGTGGCCTGGAGAAGGGAGCTTATATTTTAAGCGAAGCCGATGGTACGCCCGAGCTCATATTGATTGCCACAGGTTCTGAAGTGTCGTTGGTGCTGGAAGCGCAAGAGGAGCTAAAGAAACAGGGCATTCAGGCGCGGGTTGTTAGCATGCCTTCATGGGAGTTGTTCGAAAAGCAAGATCAGGCCTATCACCACGAAGTATTGCCGCCCTCGATTCGGAAGCGGCTTGCCGTAGAAATGGGCTCGCCAATTGGCTGGCATAAATACGTGACAGATGAAGGAACAACGATTAGTATGAACCGATTTGGCTTGTCCGGCCCCGCCGAAGAAGTAATGGCTTACTTTGGCTTTACGGTGGAAAATGTAGTAAACACGGCTAAATCGGTACTGGACGGCAATCCTGACGGTATTGAGAAAAAAGAAGTATTGTCCTGA
- a CDS encoding Arginine-tRNA-protein transferase domain protein (PFAM: Arginine-tRNA-protein transferase domain protein~KEGG: she:Shewmr4_1650 arginyl-tRNA-protein transferase) — protein sequence MKGSELDLFLSIGYFRMQQEVFTCQYIVFNDTLCPVHWLRLSLANVTLGPKQSRLLRINEPFSVTVKPFVLTQEVEALYALYKRSVDFDAPISVEFWLLNGALKSGFDTYTIEVRDGSRLIAVGIFDNGETSIAGIMNFYHPDYRKQSLGKYLMLLKINHARSQQKRYYYPGYLVSYYPKFDYKLFPCEAATEVFDENTGRWVPFSWETVDAMATFKLEQQ from the coding sequence ATGAAAGGAAGCGAATTGGACTTATTCCTCAGTATAGGCTATTTTCGAATGCAACAGGAAGTGTTCACGTGTCAGTACATCGTCTTCAATGATACCCTTTGTCCGGTACATTGGCTCAGACTTTCACTGGCGAACGTTACATTAGGTCCAAAGCAATCCCGACTGCTTCGCATAAATGAGCCGTTTTCGGTAACCGTCAAGCCTTTTGTTCTAACGCAGGAAGTTGAAGCCCTTTATGCGCTCTACAAGCGATCTGTCGATTTTGACGCCCCCATCTCGGTTGAATTCTGGCTACTGAATGGGGCGCTGAAATCGGGATTCGATACCTATACCATCGAAGTGCGGGATGGCAGTCGGCTTATTGCCGTAGGTATATTCGATAACGGGGAGACAAGCATTGCGGGCATTATGAATTTTTACCACCCGGATTATCGTAAGCAGAGCCTGGGTAAATACCTCATGCTGCTCAAGATAAACCACGCCCGGAGTCAGCAAAAACGTTACTATTACCCCGGTTATCTGGTTAGCTACTACCCAAAATTTGATTACAAGCTATTCCCCTGCGAAGCTGCCACCGAGGTATTTGACGAGAATACGGGCCGATGGGTCCCCTTCTCGTGGGAGACAGTAGATGCTATGGCGACTTTTAAACTGGAACAACAATAG
- a CDS encoding Nucleotidyl transferase (PFAM: Nucleotidyl transferase~KEGG: oan:Oant_4272 UTP-glucose-1-phosphate uridylyltransferase): protein MKIRKAVITAAARGERLYPVADTIQKAMLPVIDTDGLHKPVIQAIAEEAFLSGIEEICVVCAPGDGERYINAFTSLRDNLVKSYKGVDWAREEAEKIDNLISRIQFTEQQEPLGYGHAVYCAREFVNEEPFLLLLGDYLYVSNLTSKRCAAQLIELAMQEDCSVSAVNPTIEHQIGRYGTLTGKHVANMSGVYQIEKLIEKPSLSVAELELQTPGLRVGYYLCFFGMHVLTPTVFSLLEKQIEEGSKNVLLTPALQALADTEKYLALEVKGNRYDLSGRQGLLRAQMALGLAGVAHDETLTSMVELLAEANTRKAQLAQ, encoded by the coding sequence ATGAAAATAAGAAAAGCAGTAATTACAGCAGCCGCTCGCGGGGAACGATTATATCCGGTAGCCGATACCATTCAAAAAGCCATGCTCCCCGTTATTGATACGGATGGCTTACACAAACCAGTCATTCAGGCGATTGCCGAGGAGGCTTTTCTAAGCGGTATTGAAGAAATATGCGTCGTTTGCGCCCCCGGTGATGGAGAACGTTATATCAATGCCTTCACATCTTTACGAGATAATCTGGTAAAGTCGTACAAAGGAGTCGACTGGGCGCGGGAAGAAGCCGAAAAAATTGACAACCTCATCAGCCGAATTCAGTTCACCGAGCAGCAGGAGCCACTTGGTTATGGACATGCCGTTTACTGCGCCAGAGAATTTGTCAACGAAGAACCTTTTCTGCTCCTGCTGGGCGATTATCTGTACGTCTCTAATCTGACCAGCAAGCGGTGTGCCGCACAGCTGATTGAACTGGCGATGCAGGAAGACTGCTCCGTATCGGCAGTTAACCCAACCATTGAGCATCAGATCGGTCGTTATGGCACCCTGACCGGCAAGCACGTTGCCAACATGAGCGGGGTGTACCAGATTGAAAAACTCATCGAAAAACCGTCGCTGAGCGTTGCCGAACTTGAGCTACAGACGCCCGGTTTACGTGTGGGCTACTACCTCTGTTTCTTCGGCATGCACGTGCTAACCCCGACGGTTTTTTCCCTGCTTGAGAAGCAGATAGAAGAAGGAAGCAAGAACGTTCTGTTAACTCCCGCCCTCCAGGCACTGGCCGATACAGAAAAATACCTGGCGCTGGAAGTTAAAGGAAACCGGTACGACTTAAGCGGACGCCAGGGCCTGCTTCGGGCACAAATGGCGCTGGGACTGGCGGGAGTGGCCCATGACGAAACCCTGACCTCTATGGTAGAACTGCTGGCCGAAGCCAATACCAGAAAGGCACAATTGGCTCAATAA